From Toxotes jaculatrix isolate fToxJac2 chromosome 1, fToxJac2.pri, whole genome shotgun sequence, a single genomic window includes:
- the wdr93 gene encoding WD repeat-containing protein 93, giving the protein MSADLRGPGNGASCCHDNCETLAPFKAASVAAVSCGFIKSDTLVTVLVSHFTVIVTFLIYFVASNSAGYRKPTTSTFSYTTSATDSELEAACKAEKSRMETLELFGATQLPESTNCLACSEDGRYLSLGHSRGLSVWCASSLICVAEWLEDRLEITSIQMTRMAETAYLLGTIDDMGTARVFAYHCDNIHPLSVVNIMEDINKRSICLTFELSQGGHYGVASISCNGAVWLEVYHFPTETWLKELEMAASQMQEPNFSGDLGMKWSPLSVATKLKPPKIPAGTTLEGPHEAQTTDLLTHYLVVDVDTWSRQREERSFNTGAEKTKETNKSPRRCTLHFLLSCEQFPGDTKAKSQPAELPVAVCVWWSGSHNLLQYLLQEAPRNKPDVEPMPDVLWPNAQEILCSAVSRCTRYIGLGLSNALLCVWDRQSGSPLSVVLMSATDSAFIRLQFVDYWPVSTDDSQTFASAEVRLLVVCKSGAIHTVTTGRGTQFSTTLLSERPKDSGDFPTITASVPFLQSLVLKVQRNGKVFLQDVINKTTVCFLIPPKTHLIATPCNPVYALNIKQQTLFIRGDQDPSYRASSEEDIQSQLFIFHFGVSDILRQYSVSPPESPQQQKTLSFASLEDTCNLYLQQRALSVDERNKAITQTWKHLQETAVMEQQGHSKAAAELLQ; this is encoded by the exons atga GTGCAGACCTCCGTGGACCTGGTAACGGTGCGTcctgttgtcatgacaactgtGAAACATTAGCACCCTTCAAGGCTGCTAGTGTGGCCGCCGTGAGCTGTGGTTTTATTAAG TCAGACACATTAGTCACAGTATTAGTGAGTCACTTCACAGTTATAGTTACATTTCTGATCTATTT TGTTGCATCAAATTCAGCAGGCTACAGAAAACCAACTACTTCGACGTTCTCGTACACCACGAGTGCCACAGACTCAGAATTGGAAGCAGCTTGCAAAGCAGAGAAATCAAGAATGGAAACTTTGGAATTGTTCGGTGCAACACAG CTCCCAGAGAGCACCAACTGCCTTGCTTGCTCAGAAGACGGCAGGTATCTCAGTCTGGGTCACTCCCGGGGTTTGTCTGTGTGGTGTGCGTCTTCTCTGATCTGTGTTGCGGAGTGGCTGGAGGACAGACTGGAAATCACATCCATTCAGATGACCAGAATGGCTGAGACTGCCTACCTACTTGGAACCATTGATGATATGG GTACTGCCAGAGTCTTTGCATATCACTGTGACAACATTCACCCCCTCAGTGTTGTTAACATCATG GAAGATATCAACAAAAGGAGCATTTGCTTGACCTTTGAACTATCTCAAGGGGGACATTATGGAGTTGCATCAATCAGCT GCAACGGTGCTGTTTGGCTTGAAGTCTATCACTTCCCCACAGAAACCTGGCTGAAAGAGTTAGAGATGGCAGCATCACAGATGCAG GAACCAAACTTTTCGGGAGATCTGGGCATGAAATGGTCTCCATTATCAGTGGCAACTAAACTCAAACCACCCAAAATTCCAGCAG GGACGACATTGGAAGGTCCACACGAGGCACAAACGACAGATCTGTTGACACACTATCTGGTTGTGGATGTAGACACCTGGAGTCGCCAAAGGGAAGAACGCTCTTTCAATACAGgcgcagagaaaacaaaagaaacaaataaaagcccaaG acgtTGCACTCTGCACTTTCTACTGTCTTGTGAACAGTTTCCTGGTGATACTAAAGCAAAGTCTCAGCCAG CAGAATTGCctgttgctgtctgtgtgtggtggagtGGCAGTCACAATCTTCTTCAGTATTTGCTGCAGGAAGCACCAAGGAACAAACCAG atGTTGAACCCATGCCAGATGTGTTGTGGCCAAACGCACAGGAaatcctctgctctgctgttagTAGATGCACCCGTTACATAGGTCTTGGGCTCAGTAAtgctttgttgtgtgtctgGGACAGGCAATCTG GGTCTCCATtgtctgttgtcttaatgtCAGCAACAGACAGTGCCTTCATCAGACTGCAGTTTGTGGATTACTGGCCTGTGTCTACTGATGATTCCCAGACTTTCGCTTCAGCAGAAGTCCGTCTTTTGGTGGTGTGTAAAAGTGGAGCAATTCACACAGTCACCACAGGAAGAGGGACACAATTCTCCACAACACTGCTCAGCGAAAG GCCTAAAGACAGTGGGGACTTCCCGACTATCACTGCATCAGTGCCATTCCTGCAGAGCTTG GTCCTTAAGGTGCAAAGAAATGGAAAAGTGTTCCTCCAAGATGTCATCAACAAAACCACTGTGTGCTTCTTGATTCCTCCCAAAACTCATCTGATTGCTACTCCTTGCAATCCTGTGTATGCTCTGAACATCAAACAGCAAACTCTGTTCATACGAG GTGATCAGGACCCTAGCTACAGAGCCTCTTCTGAAGAAGACATCCAGAGTCAGCTTTTCATCTTCCATTTTGGGGTGTCTGACATCCTGAGGCAGTACAGTGTTTCACCTCCAGAGTctccacaacaacaaaaaacactgagctTTGCCAGTCTAGAGGACACCTGCAATCTCTACCTTCAGCAAAG AGCACTATCTGTCGATGAAAGGAACAAAGCTATCACCCAAACATGGAAGCACCTACAGGAGACTGCAGTGATGGAACAACAGGGGCACAgcaaagctgcagctgaattACTGCAATGA
- the LOC121183140 gene encoding RNA polymerase II elongation factor ELL-like — protein MASLGQEHRYGLSCGKNNRNSPSRTLYHVKLTDTAIKALEAYQNLKGSLPIEPSICFKGNQGYIKIPAPTPESLSALRVFSFYLSSDSKDQPQASFDCIHQYVSSDGREQLEGQGVIQDKITVCATDDSYQMTRERMSQVEKDSWSRSAIEIKPGATHPSKCVKFSKRPAPPSASDISFYKQSTNNRRNGGMSTSAQKPLRERIIHLLALKPYRKPELLLWLERERAGPKDKAELSPILEEVAKVNPKDSSYLLRDDFYKHVQRDWPGYSEEERQLISRLLARKLQPQISNQSRNLQASTSILKATEDTTLHHSTMKNPAVKRPVPFDSLERLAVKRQKLADQRLQQQPTVNGLLNNKGGHDSATPALNPSFHTKTEFQRTTNHTGNQNGSPGDHNGLPLMHKLSSTSDAPVSESREQEPKVSSHQPPQADSDCTHQQVANSQHRKKKSKKHKDKERERLKDNQGSDWLESSLDLKQNPDKLDNPDITNAVASEEKPDYVLTYGTIMNLEQRQRYQEDFCAEYDEYKDLHSRIATITHMFVQLGSKIKSLSPGTKDYKIMEDQILEKYNKYRKKFPGYREEKKRCEYLHEKLSYIKQLIVDYDVSPASS, from the exons GGATCTTTGCCAATTGAACCATCAATTTGTTTCAAAGGAAACCAGGGG tACATCAAGATCCCAGCTCCCACACCGGAGTCACTATCTGCTCTTCGCGTCTTCTCATTCTACTTATCCAGCGACAGCAAAGACCAGCCTCAGGCCAGCTTTGACTGCATCCATCAATATGTTTCAAG TGACGGCCGTGAGCAGCTGGAAGGTCAGGGCGTCATCCAGGATAAGATCACTGTGTGTGCCACCGACGACTCCTACCAGATGACCCGTGAGAGGATGTCTCAGGTGGAGAAGGACAGCTGGAGCCGCTCTGCCATTGAGATCAAACCTGGAGCCACACATCCAA GTAAATGTGTCAAGTTCAGCAAGAGGCCAGCTCCTCCCTCTGCGTCAGACATCAGCTTCTATAAGCAGTCTACCAACAACCGGAGGAATGGCGGTATGTCCACGTCGGCCCAGAAGCCCCTGAGGGAGCGCATCATCCACCTGCTGGCTCTCAAACCCTACAGGaaaccagagctgctgctgtggctggaaagagaaagagccGGCCCCAAGGACAAGGCCGAACTGAGTCCAATACTGGAGGAG GTGGCAAAAGTAAATCCCAAAGACAGCAGCTACCTGCTGAGGGATGACTTCTACAAGCACGTGCAGAGGGACTGGCCAGGCTACAGCGAGGAGGAGAGACAGCTGATCAGCAGGCTGCTGGCCAG GAAGTTGCAGCCGCAGATTAGCAACCAATCAAGAAATCTTCAAGCAAGCACGTCAATACTAAAGGCCACAGAAGATACGACACTACATCACAGCACAATGAAAAATCCTGCCGTG AAACGCCCCGTGCCTTTTGACTCACTGGAAAGGCTAGCTGTTAAGAGACAAAAACTTGCGGACCAGAGGTTGCAACAGCAGCCCACTGTAAACGGACTCTTAAACAATAAAGGAGGACATGACAGTGCAACTCCTGCCCTTAACCCCAGCTTCCACACAAAGACTGAGTTTCAAAGGACAACTAACCATACTGGTAACCAGAATGGCTCACCAGGGGACCACAATGGCCTTCCTCTCATGCACAAACTGTCTAGCACCTCTGACGCACCTGTTTCAGAGAGCAGGGAGCAAGAACCCAAAGTAAGCAGCCATCAGCCACCGCAGGCCGACTCTGACTGCACTCACCAGCAGGTCGCAAACAGCCAgcacagaaagaagaaatctAAAAAGCACAAAGACAAGGAGCGGGAAAGGTTAAAAGACAACCAGGGCAGTGATTGGTTGGAGTCAAGCCTTGATCTTAAGCAGAACCCAGACAAACTTGACA ATCCTGACATCACAAATGCTGTGGCCTCTGAGGAGAAGCCGGATTATGTTCT CACTTACGGCACCATAATGAATTTGGAGCAACGTCAGAGATACCAGGAAGATTTCTGCGCTGAGTATGATGAGTACAAAGACCTCCACTCCCGGATCGCCACCATAACTCACATGTTTGTTCAGCTAGGATCCAAGATCAAGAGCCTGTCCCCTGGCACAAAAGACTATAAG ATAATGGAAGACCAAATCCTGGAAAAGTACAACAAGTATCGTAAG AAGTTCCCAGGCTACCGGGAGGAGAAGAAACGCTGCGAGTATCTCCATGAGAAACTGTCCTACATCAAACAGCTCATCGTGGACTATGATGTCTCTCCTGCTTCTTCGTAG